Proteins found in one Pieris napi chromosome 6, ilPieNapi1.2, whole genome shotgun sequence genomic segment:
- the LOC125050479 gene encoding ubiquitin-conjugating enzyme E2 T-like, with the protein MSSAKSVRLTREMKSFWNKPPWGITCRPEKEDVLDVLMINMCGPRGSPYEAGQFKLVINVPDRYPFEPPQVKFVTPVYHPNIDAVGRICMNMLKMPPKGSWLPTITIETLLISIQTLLANPNPDDPLVTEIAMEYKYNIDLFNENAKKHTKAYAV; encoded by the exons ATGTCAAGTGCCAAATCTGTGCGTTTAACCCGCGAAATGAAAAGTTTTTGGAATAAACCCCCATGGGGAATTACATGTCGTCCAGAGAAAGAAGATGTTCTCGATGTCCTGATGATAAATATGTGTGGGCCTAGAGGCTCTCCTTATGAAGCTGGACAGTTTAAACTAGTGATAAATGTTCCAGACCGGTATCCTTTTGAACCACCTCAAGTAAAGTTTGTGACACCAGTTTATCATCCAAATATTGATGCag TTGGAAGGATATGTATGAACATGCTGAAAATGCCGCCTAAGGGATCTTGGTTACCTACAATTACCATAGAGACACTCTTAATATCAATTCAAACACTACTTGCTAACCCAAATCCTGATGACCCTTTGGTAACGGAAATTGCTATggagtataaatataatattgatttatttaatgaaaatgccAAAAAACATACTAAAGCATATGCTGTGTAA